DNA from Campylobacter concisus:
AAGTCTAAATTATTTATGTCGTCCCTGGTCCATTTTTTTTCTTTCAACATTTCATCATAAGCTTGTTGAAAATATTTACCATGCGCTGGAGGCTCAATATTATCTACAATATCCTCCAATGCCCTATCAGCCTGAGAAAGCTTATTATTTACCTCTGCAAGCTCTGCCAAGCTTTGTTCTTGACTGGCTTTTAGCTGCTCAATTCTCTCTATGCTGCCTTCTTTTGCCAAATTTTCAGTTTGTTGGTGGAGTTTTTTTATCTCTTCTCCAGTTAAATCTTGTTCAAAATAACCATCGGCTATCATGTCTTCAGTTGAATTATATTTTCCTCCTGAAACGGCTTTTGTAGCTTCGTCGATGTTATCTTCTATATCTTTGTTTAGCTCTTTTATAAACTCATCTTTGCTTTGTATATTGTCGTTATATCCTTGAATATCTCTTTCCATTTTTTTTAGATACTCTTTTTTTTCATCTGCTGAAAGGTTCATAAAATTTGCTAGCTCTTTGAGGTTCTTTTTATCCATATAGTTATGCGTGGTTTTAATTGTGTGTGGTGTTTCTATTGCATGATGAATTGCTTTTGCTGCAATAAAAAAATACGCAAAAAAAGCCAAAGCTGGCGAACCTAGCATTTTATTATAGGTTTCATCAATCTCTTTTAATTTCTTTTTTGCATTTTCTAAATCCTCTTTAAAGCAATTTTCTATTTGTTGATGATCATACATGCCATCACCACTGGCTTGCGCTATTTTGGTTGATGCGCATTTATTTAGCGAAACTGAACTAGGCAAAAAGCCATAGCGTGTCTTTAATAGGGTTTGGAGCTTTTCTTCGCTTTGGCGTTTAAGAAAATTTGATATATTGCGCTTATCTTGCTCTTGTGCGTTTCTTTCTTCGTAAGCTCTTTTACCTTCTTGCTGGTTTGCCTTATCAAAATCTTCACTAGACCCCATTTTAAAAGCGTCCCAATCTACATGTTTGCTAGTTTTTTCGTTGTCTTTTAAAGTATTTGCACTATTTGTCGCAATCTTTTCTTCTTTGTCTTCTAAAACGTCCGTTACATTATCAAAATGTGGCTTATTATTTATGTTTGGCTCGTTGCCAATGCCATCCGCAAAAATTTCTTGCTCCAAAGCTGAAGTTTTTTTAATAGGGTTTGGCTGTTCTTGCTGAGCTGTTTTAGGAATAGTTTGCTCTGCCCTATCTACTTTAAGATCTTCTAGCTCCATCTCCTCATATTCGTCTTTTTGTGGCTTTATAGCGAAGTTGTTAGCAAAATTTTTTAGTTGTTCTTGATCCATCATATTTCCTTTATTTTATTATCTATTTGTTTGGCTGATGAGTAGTTATAGTTTAAATAATAGTTATCACATATTCTTTTGGGGATGTCGATCAAAAATGGATCTATGTCCTTTTTAATACTCTCCATATATGCCTTTAGATCATTATCTGCTTTGATAAAGTTATTGCGTAGCATGTCAGCAAGTGGCATAACGATAAGATTGCCGTATTTTTCGTAAAAAGACTTTGAAAATTCATAAAGACCTGATACTTGGCGATCTAAAAGCTTTGAGATACTCATAAAAATGCCGTTAGGGTCTTGAATATCGGTTTTTATATTTTCATAAAAAAGCTCAAATGCTCTATTATAAAGCTTTTCGTCAAAGTCGATCAAACTAATTACTTCGTCAGGTGTAAAGTCAGCTTGTGCCTCTCTCATTACTTCAAGCAAAATAGCTATGCACTGAGGATCTCTCTCTTTGTTGTAAAGTTCATCTATACAATCTAAATCATTGGTGGCAATAAGTTTTTCAACCACCCTTTGCATAAATATATCAGCAAATGAATTTTTTGCAACATTTACTGAAAAGCTAAATAGTGTCAAATTATTTTGAATACTATTTAGAGCAGCTTCGCCAAAATCTTCATTGTTTCTAATAGCATTACTGATGGCTTCTTTTAGATATGATGGAACAAATTCTTCCATTTCTGATAAAACGTAATCCAACTCTTCAATTATGCTTTGTCTAAGCTCGCTTGCCTCGTTAAAGCTGTATTCAAAAATATTTTTACCCTTAATGGTGACGTTGCCTATTTCATCTTTCTTTTCTAAAAAGGCATTTTTTAAAGCAGGATATGCAATAGAGCTAAAATTTGCTAGTTCCTCTTTTATATTTTCATCGGAGCTTTCAACGGCCAACTCTAATTTCTTCTCATTGTTGATAAAATCATTTATGCTAATTATGTCAAGTGCGCATTCTAACATTTGGAAATTCTTAACAAGGTCGTTAAAATAATTAACTAAATTTAACTGCTTATTGATTACCTTTTTAAAGGCTTCGTTGTCATCAAAATCATAATTATAAATATTTTCTAGCTTTTCTGTAACGATATTAGAGTTCATCTTTTAAAAATCCTTTGTGCTTCGTCGCTTTGATCTACATTTTCCCAAAAACAATCTAATGCCTGAGTGTATAACCTGCATTCATCTCTCTCTTGTCGGCCATTAAATTTAAATTTCTTTTTTGAAATATCAAAAATAAACAGCTCCCCCTCGGTTGCAGATTTTAAAACAATCTCATCAAGGGAGTAATTCACTTTTTTTTCATTTATGTCAAAATGGCTTAAACCAATATTTAGACAATGAATAGCGTATTGGCTTTTGTCATTTACCATGCCAAGTGCAGAAAATTTAATAAATTCATCTATGAACTTATTTTTATAATTCGTATCGGCATCATCGCTATAATATGTTTCAAAAAATTTCTCATACTCCAAATCCTCTTCCGCACCATTGCTAATGTCCCTTAGTGAATAGTCAATATGAAAAATATCTAGTAGATCATTTAGATTGTTTGGCTTAGATAGTAATTTTTGGCTATAACCATTTGTTTGATACTCACAAATCAAATGCGTTATTTCTTTTATTCTTTTTGCCTTTAGCCCATTCCAAGCTTGTATAGCTACTTCATTTGCTTGCACTAGAGCGTTGCTTGTTTGAAAATCAAAAAAGTCTTTATAATAAAGATTGTGATTAAGGCTTTTGCTTAGTTTGTTGAAATTTGCAATAAATGGCTCTTTATCTAACTCTTCGCAAAATTCATCGTCATAGTTCTCTGCTATGCAATAGTTTAGACCAAAGTAGATATATTCTGCCATATTACAAGTTCTGGTATAAAGATCAAGCCACTCTTTTTTGCTAAGAGAATTGTCAGTTATAGACATTTTTTCAAATGCCTGGTTAAAAGCATTTATTTCGTTCATATATATATTTTTGGCTTCTTTAAAAGTAGTTTGATTGTCAATATATGCGTTTTCTTTTGGCATTATATGCTATCTCCTTTTTCTATAAGACTTTTCTCGATAAATTCTTTAAGCTTATGTAATTTCTCGGCAGGCATAGATTTAATAAGAGTATTGATCTCCCTACTTAAAACAATTTTGGGTTCTTTCTTTTTTTCATTTTTGTAATTTTGCATTATCTCTTTTAGCTTCTCGCACAAAAATAGCATTAAATTATCAGACCATTCCGTAAGAGGCTCTATGCCAGCTTTCTTTACAAAGTTTTCTATATAAGAATTGTCTATATTATCAATTTTATAGAAATCACTTAATTTAACATTAAAGTCATTAAGGGTTGATTTCAGACTTTCATATTCTTCAGGAGTTTGAATTGCTCTGAACATATAAGCTTCTTTTATTTTTTTAAGAGTGCTATTATGCCTTGTTTTTTTACATAACAATAGATATTTTAACTCTAGGCCATAGTGGGTAATCAGCCGTTTTTCTACAACAGTTAGTTTGTATTTTGTAATACTATTTAGCATTCTTAAGTAAGGCATATTATTAAAAATGCCTGCAAGATTTTTTAATTCTTCAATTATAAAATTTTCTCTTGGAGTTATATTGTTTCTATTGCTGCTAATCTTTTTTACTAATGCTTTTAATTCTTCTAAAAAACCTTCCATAGCAAAATTTCTTCTTCTTAATTCGTTTTTCTTTTTTGCTTTTGCGAAATCGCTATTGCAAGCATTAAATAGAGGTAAAAACATTGCTTCTACTCTAGCAGATGGCGATAGATCTTTTCTCAAAGCATTTTCACTATATGCTATTTGGTATATTTTCGAGTCAGGGACATCTTTTTTGATGATCTTAACTGGTATTGTTTGTAGCGGTGGTTTGTCTTCGCTTCTTAATGCGTTATTTAATGCCCTAAGAGCTGCAAGTCTTCTTCTGCCACTTATTAATTCTAGCTCTCTTTCGCCTTTTCTAGCAAAAATTAATGGCACTACAATGCCGTTTGCTTCTATGTCTTTAACAAGAGAGAGAAAGTCTTCGCTATTTTCCAGATCACCATCGATTGATCTATCATCAAGGTTATCTCTGATTTCGTATTCATTTGGGTCAATGCTGCTTATCTCTTCATAAAAGTCCATAGGTTATTCCTTACATTTTTGTAAATTCCATAGTTGCGCCGTTCATTTCTTTAATGCCAGAACTCATAGATATTTGAAGTGGCGTATTTGCGTTAAAGAATTTAATTATATCAGTATCTCGTTCAGAAAAATAGTAATCTGAAAATAGTTCAGTCACGATGCTTTCAATTTCAGCAGGAACGTATGGGAACTCGCTTCTATTTGTTTCCATTCTATCCCTATATATTGAAAAGCCATCTTCTACAAGTTGAATTGCATCTGGGGCAAATTTATATGTTGTTTTTATTTCGTCTATTAAATTTACGGCATCTTGTTTTTTTAATAAGATCTCATACAATTCATTTTTTTGCTCTGAGCGCTTATCGCTTACTAGAGTATAGTTGTTTATTATATTCATGACTGCATCATTTGATTGAATAAGAGTTACTATTTGACTATACCTTGTGTTGTCATCATAGAAAATTACTTTTTCATTGTTTTGGTTGAGCTTTGCTGTTAAGAAAAGCATAGGGATAGAAACATTAGCAAATTTTTCTTGCGATTTTTTGATGTAATATTCAAACGTGCTAATAGCTTTTTCAGCTTTAGGGGCTGTTAAATAGATACTCTGGTCAAAACGCCCCTTTCTGAATAATTCAGGGTTCTTTTTTACAAGGTCGGTAACGTTATTTGCTGTTGCAATAAATAAGACGTCTGCCTTGTTCTTGCTATTTTTATCTGCAAATTCATTTAATGTTGTAAGCAAATAGCCTAGAACTTGTTTTGATTTTGGGCTATCATTAAACATCTTCTCTATCTCGTCTATTAAAAGAACAAATTTGCCTTCGGTAAATTTAAAGAAGCTAAAAAATTTATTCAAAAGCCCAAAAGTATCGTCGGCATTTATAAAAAAGCTAAGGTTTAGCTCTATTAGGTATCGTTTTAGCTCTCCAGCTATGCACTTGGCAAAAAATGTTTTACCAGTGCCTGGAACACCAGTCAAGAAAAAGCCTTTTGAAATTACGCCGCATTCTTGCCTTGTTTCTATGGCCTTTAGGTTACTCATCATTGTAATAAATGAGCCACTTGTCTTGTCAATAATGTAATCGTCAAAGGTAACGACTGGAGCATATATATTTGACCCTAGTTTCTCACGCAAGATCGTCATTGGATCAATATTCTCTTCTTTTTGCTTTTTGGTTAGTAAGCCATACTTATTATCAACCCTTATAACGTCAAAAATGCCTTTAAATTCTGATGAAAGACTTTCTGGTAAATATGGCGCAATAAATACTATTCTTGCAATACTTCCGTCCGCAAAGGCATTCAAAATGGCTTCTTTGCTTCTTGCAAAAACCAAATTTTCTTCAGACAGATTATATTTCGCTGCCAACTCCTTTTTGCCTTCTTCTGAATAATAGTATTCGTCATCTACTTTTAAATATAACATTAAATTTTTGCTCCTATTGTGTTTTTGTTTTCTTCGTTTTTATCCTGCTTGATACCAAATTTATTATTTATAATATTTTCTGATAAGCTTTTGGTTTCTAGCTTATACACAGCAGCTAAGCTCATTTTTACGTAGTCTTCGTCCATTTTCGGACTACTTAAATAAGAGTCACTATAAGCCTTTAATAGATAAGGTATTCTGCTGGCTTCTTTAGGAATAATGACCGCAACAGTGTTTTTATTATAAGAATACGCGAGGTTGCTTATTTGTTGCATTGCATCATTATCCAATTTTCCATCCTCAAATATATTTTGCATTTTATCTATAATGTCAGTTTGCTTAAAGAAACCATCTCTCTTTTCTAGGACTAAATCATATTTCTTAAAAGAAACATTAAGTCTTTGGACAAATTTTTCATTCTTACCATAATGTTTTGCAAAAATATCTCTTGCTTCTGGACTATCTGTTCGTGAAGCAGATTGAATAAACGCTGCAAAATTATTTCTAACCTCTTGCCCATCAATATAGAGGCTATATGCTTCTGGATGATAGCTTCTAAATTGCATACCTTCGGCCGTAGCTTTTCTATTTGAAATAATTACATCAGGATCAGCGTCCATGCTATGAAATTTATTAATCTCATCTTGGAGCTTATTCTTCTCAGTGATAAGTTTAAAACTTATGTTGTGATTATCTCTAATCTCTTCAAGATTAATTTTATTAATGGCAGAAATTACTTGCTGGTTCTCGCTAAATAGCAATATGGATTTATTTTTATTATCTGAATTTGTTTTTATCATGGTTTCAAGCACAAGCAGTGAGCTTAAAAGAGAAGAGCCTATCTTGTCTGTAAAAAGCGGAAATTTATAGCCTTTTTGGAGCTGCTCTTCAATTAGATCTTTTGCACCTTTATTTACCAGGGTATAAAAAGAATAGAAGGTATCATAATTTCCAGCACTTACCTTTTCTTTGTATAGCACATTGCCATCATTGTCATCTAGTAAATATCTGCCTACATTTGGCAACATTTCTTTTACCATGTCGTAGTCAAATGTGATTTGAAGAGATAAGTTTATCTTTTTGTTATTTGTGCCATCTACAATAGAAAAATCAGGCTTTATTAATAAGTTAGTTAAATTTTGCTTTATAAAATTTTTATTTATTGCTAAATTAAAACCCATTTGGGTATCAAAACCATTCTCACTATGAAATTCTATTTTTTTCTCGTTGTTGATATACGGCAAAATTTTTGGTAAAAAGACCTCTTTTGCAATATTGTATTTTAAAAGTAACTTCTCTTTATTTTTATTTGCATTAATAACAACATCTGGCAATCCACCATTTATTGCAGCCTCTTTAATCATTTCAAGTCCAGACGTTTCTTTATCGTCCTTGTTCTCCATAACAATAAAGTCTTTGATAGACATATCGAAGCCATAATAGTCTATTAAATTCTGAAATCCTTTTAGGTTTTCGCCGACGAGCTTGTTAAAAAGCCTTTTTTCTTTTTTAATATCCTCTGCTTCATCATCTTCAATTTTTACTTTGATAAGAGATATTTTTAGGGCATCAACAAGGCCATTAATTGTGCTTATAAATTTATTAGCTTTATTTTGAACAAAATATTTTTTTGCATAAAGAGATGCGATAGCAAATTTATTGTTGTAAATGTATGTATCTTTATCTATTTTTACATCATAAAGCGTATCAGGTGATTTTGTGATTTTTAGTTTATCTGCTTCTGATTTTGCTCTAAAATTTTCTGCCAAAATAGAGGCATTAGAGCATAACAAGACATTTTCTTTGTCTGCTAAATTTGGAAAATATTCTTGCACAAAGCTGATATCGGCTAAGTCTATGCTATCAACTTCTTTAAATTTTTTAATATCATCTTCAATGTATTTTTTAGACAATGCGCTAATAATAGTTTCAAAAGCACGATTGATACCACTCAAAATACCGCCATCACTTTTCAACTTATCTTTATCGTTTAAAATTTCTTCATAAGAAGATGTATCTATTGCTTCGTTACGTCTAGCCATAAATTCTTCTAATTGTCCGCATAAAGCAGGTAAAACCCTATTAGCTCTTACTAAAAATGGATCAAACTTTGCATGCCTATCATGATCAGTTGCGCTAATAAAGGCATCTTTGGTCACTAGATCATTTATTTCTGGTAGTGTTGTTGCGAGGTATATAATACTTGATAAAAGATCTGGTATCTCCCTTATAGAAAAAACACTTTGTAAATTTTCTTTTTTGGTAGCAGAAATTTCAACAGATATATTGCTATTTAAAATGGCGTTTTGTAATCCAATATTGCTTAGAGTATCTTCTCCTTGGTTCTTATGTGACTCGTCTATTATGTTTATAGACGCATTTTTACCATTTTGTAGAGTAAAGGTATTACTCTTGGTGCTTAATATTTTGGCTTGATCACTTGCTCTTAGTTTTATACTCTCTTTAGTATCTAACGAAATTTTTGTTTCCCAGGATTGATTATTGTTTTTTATAAAATCTACCGTTATTATGTTTTTATTAAGTTGGACACTTTCAAAAAGCTCTTGTTTTTCAGGGTTAA
Protein-coding regions in this window:
- a CDS encoding ParB N-terminal domain-containing protein translates to MDFYEEISSIDPNEYEIRDNLDDRSIDGDLENSEDFLSLVKDIEANGIVVPLIFARKGERELELISGRRRLAALRALNNALRSEDKPPLQTIPVKIIKKDVPDSKIYQIAYSENALRKDLSPSARVEAMFLPLFNACNSDFAKAKKKNELRRRNFAMEGFLEELKALVKKISSNRNNITPRENFIIEELKNLAGIFNNMPYLRMLNSITKYKLTVVEKRLITHYGLELKYLLLCKKTRHNSTLKKIKEAYMFRAIQTPEEYESLKSTLNDFNVKLSDFYKIDNIDNSYIENFVKKAGIEPLTEWSDNLMLFLCEKLKEIMQNYKNEKKKEPKIVLSREINTLIKSMPAEKLHKLKEFIEKSLIEKGDSI
- a CDS encoding AAA family ATPase, translating into MLYLKVDDEYYYSEEGKKELAAKYNLSEENLVFARSKEAILNAFADGSIARIVFIAPYLPESLSSEFKGIFDVIRVDNKYGLLTKKQKEENIDPMTILREKLGSNIYAPVVTFDDYIIDKTSGSFITMMSNLKAIETRQECGVISKGFFLTGVPGTGKTFFAKCIAGELKRYLIELNLSFFINADDTFGLLNKFFSFFKFTEGKFVLLIDEIEKMFNDSPKSKQVLGYLLTTLNEFADKNSKNKADVLFIATANNVTDLVKKNPELFRKGRFDQSIYLTAPKAEKAISTFEYYIKKSQEKFANVSIPMLFLTAKLNQNNEKVIFYDDNTRYSQIVTLIQSNDAVMNIINNYTLVSDKRSEQKNELYEILLKKQDAVNLIDEIKTTYKFAPDAIQLVEDGFSIYRDRMETNRSEFPYVPAEIESIVTELFSDYYFSERDTDIIKFFNANTPLQISMSSGIKEMNGATMEFTKM